A genomic segment from Blastococcus sp. PRF04-17 encodes:
- a CDS encoding maleylpyruvate isomerase family mycothiol-dependent enzyme has product MAAGTTLRPSSRTPVLDRERALTLAATEYARFGALLRSLGPADWARPTDCPDWDVRAMAGHVLGMAEMAATLRASLAQNAAAARAGGGIDALTALQVRRNADLTTAELIDRFAAVAPRAVRGRRRLGGVLRRLTVPEDQMVGGRPERWTFGYLLDVILTRDTWMHRVDISRATGREPELTAEHDGVLVGDVVAEWASRHGRPYRLRLTGPAGGDWSAGPEPDEELELDAVEFCRVLSGRGTGGGLLAEQVPF; this is encoded by the coding sequence ATGGCCGCCGGTACGACCCTCCGTCCCTCCTCCCGCACCCCGGTCCTCGACCGGGAACGCGCGCTGACGCTCGCGGCGACCGAGTACGCGCGCTTCGGTGCGCTGCTGCGGTCGCTGGGACCGGCCGACTGGGCCCGGCCCACCGACTGCCCGGACTGGGACGTGCGCGCCATGGCCGGTCACGTCCTCGGGATGGCCGAGATGGCGGCGACGCTGCGCGCGTCGCTCGCGCAGAACGCCGCCGCGGCCCGCGCTGGCGGCGGCATCGACGCCCTCACCGCGCTGCAGGTCCGCCGGAACGCCGACCTCACGACGGCCGAACTGATCGATCGCTTCGCCGCCGTCGCGCCGCGGGCGGTGCGCGGGCGTCGGCGGCTCGGCGGGGTGCTGCGCCGGCTGACCGTGCCGGAGGACCAGATGGTCGGCGGCCGGCCGGAGCGCTGGACGTTCGGCTACCTGCTCGACGTGATCCTGACCCGCGACACCTGGATGCACCGCGTCGACATCAGCCGCGCCACCGGGCGCGAGCCCGAGCTGACGGCGGAGCACGACGGCGTCCTGGTCGGCGACGTGGTCGCCGAGTGGGCGTCTCGCCACGGCCGGCCCTACCGGCTGCGGCTCACCGGGCCGGCCGGCGGCGACTGGTCGGCCGGGCCGGAGCCGGACGAGGAACTGGAGCTGGACGC
- a CDS encoding TetR/AcrR family transcriptional regulator codes for MAGATSLDRRQRRRQESIEQVLDVAVAVMADHGVAGLTLGEVARRMGIRPPSLYVYFDGKHALYDALFERGWRALLDTMVAAEADLDGEDLVADLLALETVFVRWAVEHPAYAPLMFWRPVPGFTPSESAYAPAVDLERRSRAFLARLRDAGLFPPDVDLDLVYRTQTAVISGVVTQQLANAPGEPFETGAFTSTLPDVVAMWLAHHAGPRTDPPR; via the coding sequence ATGGCCGGCGCGACGTCCCTCGACCGACGGCAGCGTCGCCGGCAGGAGTCCATCGAGCAGGTGCTCGACGTGGCCGTCGCGGTCATGGCCGATCACGGCGTCGCCGGCCTGACCCTGGGCGAGGTGGCCCGCCGGATGGGTATCCGGCCGCCGTCCCTGTACGTCTACTTCGACGGCAAGCACGCCCTCTACGACGCACTCTTCGAGCGTGGCTGGCGCGCTCTGCTCGACACCATGGTCGCCGCCGAGGCCGACCTGGACGGCGAGGACCTGGTCGCCGACCTGCTCGCCCTCGAAACGGTGTTCGTGCGCTGGGCCGTCGAGCACCCGGCCTACGCGCCGTTGATGTTCTGGCGGCCCGTGCCCGGCTTCACCCCGTCGGAGAGTGCGTACGCACCGGCCGTCGACCTCGAGCGGAGGAGCCGAGCCTTCCTCGCGCGCCTGCGTGACGCGGGCCTGTTCCCGCCCGACGTGGACCTCGACCTCGTCTACCGCACGCAGACGGCCGTCATCAGCGGCGTCGTCACCCAGCAGCTGGCCAACGCTCCCGGCGAGCCGTTCGAGACCGGCGCCTTCACCTCGACCCTGCCCGACGTGGTGGCCATGTGGCTGGCCCACCATGCCGGGCCCCGAACCGACCCGCCCCGCTGA